The genomic interval ACGACCGGAGGGAGTCCGCCGAACGAGCGAGCGGGGAGCGGAGCGACCCGCGAGCCTCCGAACGACCTTTTTCGGCTACCGCGCCGCGACCTCGCCGCCCGCGTCGGGGAGCCGCGCGTAGAGCACGTACGAGTACGCGACGGTGACGACGGCCGTCCCGAGCGCGGGGACGAGCAGGAAGTATATCGCGTAGTCGCCGAACGCGAGGCCGACGACCGCGACGAGCGCGCTCAGTTTGAACAGCCGCGCGGCGAGCGCGTGAGTCCGGTCCCAGACGCGCTCGTCCGACAGCGTCCACGGCGTGCGGACGCCGACGAACCAGTTCCGCTCGACGTGTTCGAGCAGGAGGCCGACGCAGTAGAACAGCCCCGCGACGGCCGCGAGCACGAACAGCGTGAAGTCGAAGACGTAGCCGAGGTTGAACGCGACGATGCCGACGTGCAGCGCGGCGAGGAAGGCCGACAGCGCGACGACGAACCCGTCGTACGCGGGCCGGAACGCGGCGACGTTCCCGCCGAGCGGGTCGATGCGGGGCAGGAGCGCGAACAGGCCGAGCAGTCCCGCCGCGATCGCGGGAAGGAAGACGAGCGCGACCGTCCGCGGCATCGTCCCGTCGGGCACCCCGGCGGCGTTCCAGTGGGTCGCCATCCGCGCCGGCAGGTCGGGCGCGGCGACGAGGCCGACGACGGCCGACGCCGCGACGAGCAGCCCCGCCAGTCCGAACCGTCCTCGCGTGTTCATCCTCCTCTATAGGTCGCCTTCGGTCTTCAACGCACCGCCGGCACAACCCCTTTGTCCGCCCTCCCGCTCTCGACGGTAGATGGCCCGCTCCCTCCCCGACGCCCTCCGCGCCCGCCTCGGGGTCGACCCGCGGGCGCTCGCCGCCCTCCGGGTCGCGCTCGGCCTACTCGTGCTCGCGGACCTCGCGCTTCGGGCCGGCGACCTGGTCGCCTTCTACACCGACGCGGGCGTGCTGCCGCGCGCGCTCCTGTTCGAGGCGTACCCGACGGTCGGCCGGCTCTCGCTGTACGCGCTGTTCGGCTCCCCGCTGTGGGCCGCGACGCTGTTCCTCCTCACCGCGGGCGTCGCCTGCGCGCTCGTCGCCGGCTACCGGAGCCGCCTCGCCGCCCTCGCGCTGTTCGTCCTCCTGCTCTCGCTCCACACGCGGAACCTCCTCGTGCTCAACGCCGGCGACTCCCTGCTCCGGCGGCTGTTGCTGTGGGGCGCGCTCCTCCCGCTCGGGGCGCGGTGGGGTCTCGACGGGGGGGAGAAACGCGACCGCGTCGTCTCCGTGGCGACGGCGGGCCTGCTCGTGCAGGTGTTCGTCGTGTACGGCGTCAACGCGGTCATCAAGCTCCGCGGGGAGGCGTGGCGCTCGGGCGAGGCCGTCCGCTACGTGTTCGGCATCGACGCGCTCACCGTCGGCCTCGGTGACGCGCTCGCGGGGCAGTCGTGGCTTCTCTCGCTCGGCGCGCACGCGTGGCTCGCCCTGCTCGTCGCCTCGCCACTGCTCCTGCTCGCGACGGGACGGCTCCGCGCCGCGCTCGTCGGCGCGTTCGTCGGCGGCCACCTGTTCATGTTCCTCACGCTCCGGCTGGGGGTGTTCCCGCTCGTCTCTGCGGCGGGGCTACTCGTCTTCCTACCGCCCCTCGTCTGGGACCGCGTCGAGGCCGCGACCGCCGACCTCCGGGCGCGGGCCGCCGGGCGCTGGCTCCCCCGTCCGGGCGGGGCCCTGCTCGGTCGCCTCGACCCGCCCGCGACCCGGACGGTCGCGGCGCTCCTGCTCGCCTTCGTCCTCGTGTGGAACGCCTCGTCGCTCGGGCTGGTCGCCCTGCCCGCGGCCTCGGGGAGCGTGGACCCCGAGCAGCGCCGCTGGGACATGTTCGCGCCGGAACCTCCGAAGACCGATAGCTGGCACGTCCCGGTCGGGACGACCGCGGACGGAGAGCGGGTGGACGCGCTCCGCGGCGGCGCGCCCGTCTTCGACGTGGCCGACTCGGGGGCGACGTACCCCAGCCACCGCTGGTACGTCTACCTCGGGGACCTGCGGGGCGCGCCCGCGCTCCGGCCCGGCCTCGCCGCCCACCTCTGTGAGCGATGGGACCGAACACACGCGAGCGACCTCGTCCGGGTCGAACACGTCCTCGTGACCCGGCGGGTCGTCCTCGACGGGAGCGCGCCCGTCGAACGGCGGGGGCTCGGGACGTACGACTGTCCGTGACTACGCCTCGGTGACGGGAATCTCGACGCTCCGGGGGGTCGCGTCGGCCGCGTCCGCGGTCGCCGCCGGGTCCGTATCTCCCTCGCCCGACGTCCGTTCCCGCACCTCCCCGCCGTCGGGGAGCGCCTTCCGCACGGGACAGGGGTCGAGCGCCTTGCCGGCGATGTAGCCGCCCGCGGCGCCGAAGCCGGCGCCCACGCCCGCGCCGACGGGACCGGCCTTGGAACCGAGCTGTGCGCCGACGCTCGCGCCCGCTGAGGCCGCGTTCGCGGCCGGGTCGAACAGGTTCGGAATCACAGCCGTGCTACGGCCGCCGCCGGGAAGTGTGTGACGCCTACACGCGGTCGCGCAGCACCTTCGCCGCGACGAGTATCGGGTCCCACACGGGCGAGAACGGCGGCGCGTACGCGAGGTCGAGCCGTTCCATTTCGGCGACGGTCGTGTCGGACCCGAGGGCCGTCGCGACGGTGTCGATGCGTTTCGCCGCGCGGTCGCGCCCGACGACGCTCGCGCCCAGCACGCGCCCGGTGCCGCGGTCCGCCGTCAGCGTCACCGTCGTCTCCTCGGCCCCCGGGTAGTAGCCCGAGCGCGACCCCGCGGTGATGGTCTCGGAGACGGGGTCGAACCCCGCCTCGCGCGCCGCCGACTCGGAGACGAACCCGGTGCGACCCGCGCCGAGGTCGAACGCCTTCACCACCGCGGTGCCCGCCACGCCGCCGACGGGCGTCGGGTCGCCCCCGAGCGTGGCCCCGATGGCCCGGCCCGCCCGGTTCGCGGTGAGGCCGAGCGGCACCCACGTCGCCTCGCCGCTCACGACGTGGCGCGACTCGGCGCAGTCGCCCGCGGCGTAGACGCCCTCGACGCTCGTCCGGCCGTAGCGGTCCACGGCGACGGCCCCCGACGGCCCGAGGTCGGCGCCCGCGTCCTCCGCGAGCGCGGTGTTGGGCGCGATGCCGACGCCGACTATCGCCGCGCCCGCGTCGAGAGCGCCGCCCTCGAAGGCGACGCGCTCGACGCGCCCCTCGCCCTCGATTGCCTCGACGGCGGTGTCCGTGTGGACGGTCACCCCCTGCGCGGCGAGTTCGTCCGCGACGGCCTCGCCGACCGCCGCCCCGAACCCGCCGAGGAGGTGGCTCCCGCGCTGGAGGACGTGGACGTCGATGCCGTGGGCCGCGAGGGCTTCGGCCATCTCGACGCCGACGTAGCCGCCCCCGATGACCGCCGCCGTCTCCGGGGGGTCGGCGTCGGCGTGTCGCCGGAACTCGTCGGGCGACATCGGCCCGAGCGCGGCCGTCTCGGGGTCGAAGCCGTCGTCGACGAACGCGCGGATGGCGGTCGCGTCGGGCAGCCCGTGGAGCGTGAACGCGCCGAACAGGTCCGCCCCCTCGATCGGGTCCGAGCGGGCGCGCGCCCCGGTCCCGAGCAGGACGTCGCCGTACGGCTGTTCGACCCGGCCCGCGGGCCCCTCCGCGACGACGACGCGGTCCTCGGGGTCGACCGCGACGACCTCGTGCTCGCGCCGGAGGTCGATGTCCCGTTCCGCGACCTCGTCGGGCGACAGCGAGACGAGGTCGGTGAGCGAGTCCACCTCGCCCTTCACGTAGTACGGCGTGCCGCAGTGCGCGTACGACACCCACCGGCCCTTCTCGAAGACGACGACCTCGCGGTCGGGCGCCTCCCGCTTGAGTTTGCTCGCGGCGCTGAGGCCGGCGGCGTCACCGCCGACGACGACGAACGGGTCCATGTGTCCGGGTCGCGGGCGGGGGGCAAAAGCGTGGGGCGGCTCGCGGGGCGCAAAGGGTTTCCGTCGCGGGGGAGCGTCGCGTCGTATGGACGTCCTCGTTACACACCGGAACCAGGGGCCGACGGTGCGGGACAGTATCCGCGACCTCCTCCGATACAAGGCCCCGGACGACCGTATCATCGTTGTCGATGCGAACTCGTCGGACGGGTCGCTGGACACGCTCGAACGGTTGTCGGTTAACGAGGGGATCGTCCTCAAACACGTTCCCGGGGCCTCGCGCGGTCGCGGCCGACAGTCGGCGTTCGAAGCGGGCGACAACGACATCGTCGCGGCCCACATCGACATGGACGCGAGCTACTCGGCCGGACTGTTCGAAGCCGCGGAGTACTATCGGGAGCTCCGACGAACGCACGACCCCGGACTCGTGCTGTTCCACGGCGGGATGATCGCCGATCGCTCGGTCGTCGCCGATGCCGGTGGATGGCGAGACCTCGACGTCCACGAGGACAAGGACCTCTGGGTGAGAGCCGACGCCGACGCCCCGGTGTACCGGCTCCCCGTCTCGGTCGTCGACGCGCACCACAACTTCGAGTGGGACTCGTGGCGATACCGACAGCGACGGCGGTACCAGAACTACCGCGACGCGCTCCGGCTCGGCGTCGGCTACCGCACGCTCGTCCGGTCGCTCCGTCACCACCTGCCCTCGCCCGCCCGATACCGCGACCGGACGCTCCTCGCACTGGCGGCACAGCGGGCGACGGCCGGCGACCTCGGTGGATTCGAACCCGGTGATTTCAACCCGGAGACCCACTTCCTCCGGGAGCTCCGCTTCGAGGCGCTCGTCGCCGCGGGGTTGTTGAGTCCGACGGTACTCGACGTCCCGGATCGGCTCGCCGACTACGCGAGGGACGACGGGTATCCGGCCCGAACCAGTTACGACGAACTCGTCGACTGAGCGCTACTCGTCGGAGCCGTTCCGGTCGCTTTGGTGATACCACCGCAGACTGTCGCTCACGTTCCCGTGGCGAACCGTCTTGAGCATGAACAGCGAGGCGATACAAGCCATCGCGACGTACGTGACCGTGAGGAACGTCCGGATCCCGCCGTCGAGAATGACCGGCCACTCGTCGCCTAAGAGGCTCGGCCCGACCTGCAGGAGGGCGGCCGACAACAGCAGGATCGTCAGGAAGCCGCCGAGAACACCGTACTGCGAATAGTAGTGGAGGTGGTAGATATCGCGGCCGGCGCGCTCCGCACGGTAGTTGAGCCACCCCTCCCAGCCGAGCGACCAGCCGTCGAGCAGTCGTTCGTTCACGCGGCTCTCGAGTCCGGAGATGTAGTCGCCCGCCCGCATCATCCGGGTCTGCTCGATGCTCCACAACATGAAGAAGAAGAACGCCAGAAACGGGAGCGCAACGAGGATGGCGAACTGGCGGGCGTCGATTCCCAGTCCCACGAGCAGGGAGAGGACAGCGCCGCCGTACCCGAGGATACGGACCTGATTCCGGATCGCCTGCTCGATTTCGGCGCGGAGGTGCTCGTACTCCAGTTTGATGGCCTCCCACGCGCGGCCGTCGTCAGCTACCGGCGGCCGGTCGGTCGCGTCGGTCGTCACGCCCTGTCAAGACAGGGAGACAGGAAGTAGTTTGTGTCGCCTGTTCCGTTCGCCCGCGGCTCGCGTGTCGTTCGCTCCGCTCACTCCCGCTCGCTTGTTCGGAGACGCTCCCGTTGGTCGCGTCTCCTAGTCGTCCGCCGGCCGCCCCGGCCCGAACCCGCGGCTCACCTCCTTCCACGTGCCGGCGCGGAAGCGGTAGTAGTTGAGCGCGGCGGGGACGCCCGTCTCGGCGGCGAACGCGAGGTAGAGCCCCCACAGGCCGAGCGGGGTCGTCGCGCCGATGTACGCGAGCGGGATGGAACAGCCGAACATCCCGACGGCCTGCGCGGCGAAGGGCCAGCGGGTGTCGCCGCTGGCGTCGAGCGGGCCGGCCGCGCCGCCCGAGACGCCCTGCATCACGACGGCGACACAGGCGGCGTACACGAGCGCGACGGCGACGGGAATCGCGTCGGGGGTCGGGTCGAACGCCCCGACGATGGGGCGGGCGAACAGGGCGACGACGAACGCCGACACGAGGTAGACGCCGACGGCGTGGCGGATGACGTCCTCGCCGAACGCCTCGGCCTCGGCCTCGTCGTTCGCCCCGAGCGACTGTCCGACGAGCGAGGAGGACGCGAGGCCGAAGCCCCAGCCGGGGGTGTTCATGATGCCCCAGATGCGCCGCGCGATGACGTACGCGGCGGCGACGGCCACCCCGAAGCTGTCGGCGATGGCGAGCATCGGGAACTCCGCGACGGTCCACACCATCGAGCGGCCGACGACCGGCGCGCCGATGTCCACGATGTCGCGGGCCGTGTCGAGGTCCACGTACGGGCCGAGCGGGTCCACCTGCACGGGGAGGGCGCCGATGCCGGGGAGCCGCCCCCGCGAGAGGCCGACGGCGAAGGCGGCCGTCCCGGCGACGTTCGAGAGCACGGTGCCGGTCGCCGCGCCGACCGCGCCCATGTCGAGCGCGAAGATGAAGAAGGCGTTCAGCGCGATGTTGAGCACCGCGCCGCCGCCGCGGACGGCCATCGGGGTCCACGCGTCGTCCGCGCCGATGAAGACGCGCGACCCGACGAGGTTGAGCGCGGCGAAGGGGACGCCGAACGCGACGACCCGGAGGTAGTCGCCCCCGACGGCGACGGCCTCGGGGTTGCCGCTCACGAGGTCGATGAGCGGTTCGGCGAAGACCGCGAGCGCCGCGACGAGCGGGAGCGTGACGGCGAGGACGACGAGCACCGACGAGCGGACGGCCCGGCCGATACCCTCGGTGGCGTCGTCCTCGCCGCCGTAGTGCTGGGAGACGAGCGCGATGGTGCCGGCGGCGAGGCCGCCGCCGAGCGCGAAGGCGAGCCCCCAGTACGGGCCGGCGTAGCCGACGCCCGCGATGCCCGCGGAGCCGAGCGCGATGCCGACCATCGCCACGTCCACGGCGTTCTTCGACATCCGCGCGATGCCCGTGACGACGCGGGGCCACGCGAGGTCCGTCGTCCGGCGGGCGCGCCGCTCGTCGACGACGCCGAGTCGGGCCAGGAGGAGGCCGACCGCGAGGACGACGAGGCGGACCGGATTGGGGACGCGCGGGGAGATATCCTGACTACCCGGTCAGGGTGTATGAGGGTTGTCGTTTCGGTCGCTCACGCCGACGGCGTCGCGTGGAGGCGTCAGGCGGCTTCGAGCCCCGCGAACACGAACGCCGCGCCGCCGTCGGGCGACTCCGCCGCGCGCACCGTCCAGCCGTGGGCCGTGGCGATGCGCTCGACGATGCTCAGGCCGAACCCCGTGCCGTCCTCGCTCGTCGAGTAGCCGCGCTCGAACACCGTCTCGCGCTCCGACTCGGGGATGCCCGGCCCGTCGTCGTCCACGCGGAAGCCGAGCCCCGAGCCGTCCGTCTCGGCCGGCGAGACCGACACGGCGACCGTCTCGCCGGCGTGGTCGAGGCTGTTGGCGAACACGTTCTCCAACAGCCGGACGAGGCGGTCGTCGTCGGCCCCGACGCGGGGGAGGTCGTCGGCCACGTGCAGGGTCGCGTCGGCGGCGTCCAGGTGCGACCACGCCGTCCGTGCCGCGGCCCCGAGGTCGGTCGGGGCCGTCTCGCCGACCGTGCGGCCCTGTCGGGCCAGCGCCAGCGTGTCGTCGACGAGCGCGTCCATCCGGTCGAGGGCGGCGCGGGCGGCGTCGAGCGACTCGGCGACCGCCCCGTCCTCGGCGTCGGTCGCGGCGAGGTCGAGCCGGCCGGTCGCGACCGACAGCGGCGTCCGCAGGTCGTGTGACAGCGTGGCCGCGAACTCCTCCAGCCGGTCCCGCTCGCGAGCCAGCGCCGCCTCGTTGCGCCGCTCGGCGAGCGTGTAGCCGACCCACTGGCCCAGCAGTTCGACCAGCGTCTCCTCCCACGACCGGAACGGCGCGTCGCGCGGCTCGTCGTGGTGGAAACACAGCGTCCCGTGGAGGTCCCCCTCGACGACGACCGGCGTCCCGATGTAACAGGACATGCCGACGTGGGTGTGGATGGGCTTGTCCGACCACGCGGGGTCGTCCGCCATCGAGGCGACGCTCACCGTCTCGCGGTCCGCGACGGTGCGCTCACAGCCGCTCTCCGTGATGTCGATGACCGCGCCGGGCTCGAACTCCTCGTAGCCGTCGGGGGCGACCAGCGACGACAGTTCGTAGCGGTCGCCGTTGACCTGCGACAGGACGCCGTAGCGGACGCCGAGCGCCTCCCGGCCCAGCTCCAGCACCGCCTCCACCTTCCCCTCGTGGTCGCGCTCGGGGTCCGAGAGGACGCGGTGGAGCCGTCGCAGGGTCTCCTCGCGCGACGCCAGCCGGTCGCGGGCCCGCTCGCGCTCTATCTCGTGGCCCACCGCGCGGGCGACGAGTTCGACGAACGACCGCTCGGCCTCCGTGAACCCCGTTCCCCGCGGCGAGGGGTCGGTGAAGCAGACCGCGCCGTACGGTTCGCCGTCGGCGACCACCTCGGTCCCGATGTAACACTCGTGGCCGTACCGCTCGTAGGCCGGGTCGTCGGCCCACCCCTGCTCGCCGGCGTTGTGGAGCGCGACCAGCCGCTCCTCGTCGACGACGCGTCGGCAGTAGGTCTCGTCGCCGGCGACGGTCGTCCCCTCGCCGGCGCCGTCGGCGGCGAACACCGTCTCGTGGCGGCCGGTCTCGGCGTCGACGGCGTTGAGCTTCCCGTTGTCCACGCCGAGGCGCTCGCACCCGAGGTCGAGCAGCCCCCGACACGTCGCCTCGAAGCCGCGGTCGGGGTCGGTCGCCAGTTCGTACAGCCGCCGCCGGGCGCGCTCGTCGGCCCGACGGTCGGAGACGTCGCGGACGACGCCGGCCGTCCCGCCGAAGTCGCTCGCACCCGAGAGCACGCCGACGTGGACCTCGCAGGGGACCGTCGCCCCGTCGGCGCGGACGGCGTCGAGTTCGAGGGCGACGCCCCCGTCCGAGAGCGCGTCCCGGTCCCCCAGTGTCGACTCGACGCGGTCGAGGTCGCCGTCCGCGAACACCCGCGAGAGCGGCGAGCCGACGAGCGCCCCGCGGTCGTAGCCGGTCAGGTCCTCGAACGCGTCGTTGACGAACGCGATGCGGCCGGCGGCGTCGCAGGCGTACACCGCGTCGCCGACGGCGTCGACCACCGTCTCGTACTGTTCGAGCCGACGGCGGTTCTCCGCGGCGGTGAGCGCCTTGGCCACCGTGTCGGCGAGTTCGGCGAGGACGGTCCGCTCCTCGCCGTCGAAGGCGTCGTGGCGGTCGGCGTACACCGTCAACACGCCGTGGAGCCGCCCCCCGTCGGCCAGCGGGAGGACGATGACCGACTCGATGCCGAACTCCTCGGCGCGGTCGCGCCAGTCGGGGACGTCGAACCCCTCGGCCGCGTGGCGCAACACCTGTGGCTCCCGTGTCCGGACGGCCCTGCCGGCCGGCCCGTTCCCCCGCGGCGTGTCGTCGTGGCGTATCTCCACCGTCTCCAGATACGCCGCGACCCCGCCGGCGGTCGCGACCGGCTCGATGCGGCCGGAGTCGCCGTCGACGGTGCCGACCCACGCGGAGCGGTACGAGTCGGCCCCGGTGAGCGACTCGCAGACCCGGCGGCGGATGTCCTCGGGCGTATCGGCGCGGACGAGTTCGCCCTGCACGACCCGGATGAGGTCGTTGATGCGCGAGAGGTCCGACGCGCGCCGCTCCGCGGCCGCCCGGTCGACGGCGTTGCGCACCCGGTTGGCGAGCACGTCGTACTGGTCGGTCCCCGTCCCCTTCTGGAGGTAGTCGGTGACGCCCTTCGTGATCGCCTCGCTCGCTATCTCCTCCGACCCTTTCCCCGTGAACAGCACGAACGGGAGGTCGGGGTCGCGCTCGCGGACCTGCTCGAACAGCGCCAGCCCGTCGGTCCCGGGCATGTCGTAGTCCGAGACGACGCAGTCGACCCGTTCCGCGTCGAGGCGGTCGAGCGCCGCCTCCGCGTCGGCGGCGGCGACCGTCCGTATGGCCTCGTCGACCCGTTCGAGATACGTCGCCGTCAGGTCGCGGACGTCCGGTTCGTCGTCGACGAGCAGGACCCTGACAGAGGATGACATGAGAATCGTCGTGTGCGTCCGTGACGGCCGAGAACGTATAGCGTTGTCGTGAACTCGCTCGGAGGGGCGAGCGCGTCGCTCGCGGGTCGCGGATACGCTTATGCCCCCGCCGCGCCCCCTCGACGCGTGCAGACACCGTTCGGGCCGCTGAACAGGGAGGCACTCCGGGCGGTCGCGGCCGCCCTCGGTCGCGACCCCTTCCCGCCCGGGGAGGGCGCCGTCGGGGTCGCGGACCTGCTTTCCGACCCCTACGCGGACCCCGCGGACGCCCACCGACGGCTTGCGCTCGCCGAGCGCCGGTTCGTCCGCGCCGGCGACCGCCGGGCCGTCTTCCTCACCGTCTACGGCGCCGTCACCGCGCGGGTGCGCCGCGACCTCGCGGGCGACCGCTTCGCCGACCCGGAGTGGGTCGCCGGCTACCTCGTCGCGTTCGCGAACCGCTACCGGCGGGCGCTGCTCGCCTACGAGCGCGACGACCGGGAGCGCGTCCCCCGCGCGTGGCTCCTCGCCTTCGACGGCGCGCTCGCCGGCGAGACGCTCGTCGCGCAGGACGCCCTGTTGGGAATCAACGCCCACGTCGTCCACGACCTCGCGCTCGCGCTGGACGACGCCGGCATCGACCCGCGCGCGGAACGACGGCGCGACCACGACGCCGTCAACGCCGTCCTTCGCGCGCTCGTGGACACGGAACAGGACCTGCTCGCCGACCGCTACGCCCCCGGGCTGGGAACGCTCGACGCCGCCGCCGGACGGTTCGACGAGCGGGCCGCGTTCCGCACGCTCGCGGAGGGGCGCGACTGGGCGTGGCGGTGTGCGGTCGCGCTCGCCGACGGCGGCCCCCTCGCTCGACGGGGCGTCCGGTGGCTCCTCGACGCGGTGTCGCTCGGGGCCGGTCGGCTGCTCGTCCGCCCGACCCGCGACGAGCGGGTGCGCGAGCGCCTCCGGGCAGCGGAGCGGGGCGGCGAGCCGAGGTCGTAGCACCGGCGAACGACCCGGAGAGCGCGCGAAACGCTATGGTCCGGCGACGCGACTGCGTGGCATGTACTTCCGGGGGTGGGCGACGCGGCTGCGGCGCTACCTGACGCCGGGCGTGACCGCCGCGGAGCGGACGGTTCCCTCCTCGGTCGAGGGGGTCCCGACGGGGACGGTCGGCTTCGTCGGGGAGACGGAGACGGGCCCGAGCGAGCCGCGGCTCGTCCGGGGTTTCGGGGAGTTCGAGGCCTTGTACGGCGGCTACGGGACCGGCGCGCCGCCGGCCGCGACCCACCTCGCGTACGCCGTGGACGGCTTCTTCCGCAACGGCGGGCGGCGCTGTTACGTCGCCCGCGTCGCGGCCGGCACGGCCGCCGCGGTCCGGGGCGACGGGACCCCGGCCACGGGCCTCGCGGCGCTGGCCGGCGTGGACGAGGTGGCGGTCGTCTGCGTGCCGGCACAGGCGACGAACCCCGACCTCGCCGCGGTCGTGACGAACCACTGCGAGACGGCGGGCGACCGCTTCGCCGTGCTCGCGGCGCCGAACGAGGACCCCGCGGCGACGACGGCACCGCTCCGGTCGCGGGACGCCGCGCTGTACGTGCCGTGGCTGGACGTCGCGACGCCGGACGGCGGCGGGACGGTCACGGTGCCCCCCGTCGGTCACGTCGCCGGGGTGTACGCCCGGACCGACGCGGAGCGGGGGGTCCACAAGGCCCCGGCGAACGAGCAGGTCCGGGGTATCGTCGGCCTCGCCGCCGACATCGACGACGGGACCGGCGGACTGCTCACGACGCGGGGGGTGAACCCCGTCAGGTCGTTCCCCGACCGCGGCGTCCGCGTGTGGGGCGCCCGGACGCTCGCCGAGGACCCGACCTGGCGCTACGTCCCCGTCCGGCGGCTCGCGCTTTACTTCGAGGAGTCGATGACCGCGTGGCTCCGGTGGACGGAGACGGAGCCGAACGACGAGCGAACCCGCGAGCGTGTCGCGTCCGGGCTGTCGAACTTCCTCGCCCTCGCGTGGCGAGACGGGGCGCTGGCC from Halosegnis marinus carries:
- a CDS encoding phage tail sheath family protein, which produces MYFRGWATRLRRYLTPGVTAAERTVPSSVEGVPTGTVGFVGETETGPSEPRLVRGFGEFEALYGGYGTGAPPAATHLAYAVDGFFRNGGRRCYVARVAAGTAAAVRGDGTPATGLAALAGVDEVAVVCVPAQATNPDLAAVVTNHCETAGDRFAVLAAPNEDPAATTAPLRSRDAALYVPWLDVATPDGGGTVTVPPVGHVAGVYARTDAERGVHKAPANEQVRGIVGLAADIDDGTGGLLTTRGVNPVRSFPDRGVRVWGARTLAEDPTWRYVPVRRLALYFEESMTAWLRWTETEPNDERTRERVASGLSNFLALAWRDGALAGETPERAFFVRCDRSTTTAADVAAGRLVAEVGFAPTRPAEFVALRLVAETGG